The nucleotide sequence CAGTAGAGCTGGACTGCCGATATGAAGGAGGGGAAATATTGACTCACTGGGACTATACAGAAGGAGCACAAAAAGCCAAGAAAATGGCAACACTTAACATGTACATTGCTGTCATCCAGATGTACACATGTACTGCctatattatatacagtaagaTTCCATTAACTTTCATTCTGATTTCCAAAAAGAGGGCATAAAGAACAATGTGCCACTCACCATCTCCAGCAGCCTGTTCTATGTGGCTGGCGGACAGCTGAGGACTCTGCAAGCTGCTCCTTTTGGAGGTCCTATGGGATGACTTTGGTTTCTTGCAGGGTTGTGTTCCTCTATGAACTTGCTGAAGTGGAGGCTCTGTTACTGTCTGAATATCCGCTAagaaacaaaacacaaattggTACCACCCATTAGCAAATCGTATATTATTATCCACATACAAAGAATTCTAAACCTGGGACAGCAGAGATATATCCATGACctcatttaaagcagaggttcacacaaaaagtgaacctccgcttttttgatccccccccctctggtgtcacatttggcacctttcaggggggaagggggtgcagatacctgtctgagcctgtcacgtcaccccccccccccgctgtcttctgggaaacactgttcccaggagagagtggggaccagtgaccGCGCGTCACGatcctcacgcatgcacagtaaggaattgggcagtgaagcctcaaggcttaatttccctcaccgaggatgctcTGAAGAATGTCTGCACTATGTTAAACAATGGGCAGTATAAGATGTTACAAATGTATAACTCCCAGTTTTTGCAATGTGCGGTCCAGTTTGAGTGGCGTTTACCTTATGTGGTATGGGGGCCCAGAATATAGCACGGGGACGCATATAATATAAAGTATATGTAATACTACAGAAGACTGTCAGAGAGTTTGGACATTCtccatgagatggtcagagactgtgggtgTACTACAGGAGTGGTTGGGGTTTGTCATGTTGCATGACATTTTCAGAAACTGGAAACATGTTACTTGTGACTGCTACAAATATCTGTCAGTGGAGCCCCTTTACAAGCCTGTGATCTCACTTCCAATACTAACTGCTGGATTCCTAAGGCCCCACAGCTaggaccacgtgtcccggattgcctgggacacgtGGGAAGTCCCTGGGAAGTAACTGTTCagtaagaaaatagtttactccaTATACTATACAGAAACAATAAGCCCATAACCTTGACAAATCTTATGGGAAGCAACAGAGAACCAGGGCATTTCAAAACTAGTTATAGAACTATCTATCTAGAATCTAAAGTCCTCTAAACCAATAAGCATGttggaaaaaactgagaaaaaatatatattttttaatttatttttgggggatatttattatagcaaaaagtaaaaagtattgaattttttttcaaaattgttgctctatttttgtttatagcgcaaaaaataaaaaccgaagaggtgatcaaataccaccaatagaaagctgtatttgtgggaaaaaaggacgtcaaatttgtttgggagccacgtcgcacgaccgcacaattgtcagttaaagcgacgcagtgccgaatcgcaaaaagtggccggtctttggccagcaaaatagtctggggcttaagtggctaaggacccattcacactaTTCCGTGTCAACGTATGTTGAAAACAGACCTTGTATTTGCTCTGTTGTCCCTTGTGCCAGCGCTGTGCTGCTAGTTTGCCCATTCTGACAAAGCAATACTGTACCTTGCTCTATTATGTTTTCCCCAAAGTGAACTTTTGCTGATTTTTTTGCAGCAGGAAGGcgttctgaatttctcactaaaGTCTTGGGGCTGGTGGCTTCActttcactcatcttctgaccactgcaggaaaaaatatatgaaaaatacaGTATTCTGATACCTGCAATGATAATATTTAGTCTTTCAGCCTAATTCACTAAATTTGCTCAAACTTTGCATGCACATTCAAGCATGATTCAAGAAAACCTTTGCCTGCACCAATTTGACATGAAGACAATATTCAACAGAGTTTGTGCACATTTTTTAATGCGCACTGGACTGTGTAATGATGGAAGTCAGTATACACCCACGCATGCACTAAAATGACATAATTCTTAATGGATATCTTTACAACTACTGGAAAGGGAATGTATGTCCTGACTATACACACATAGTTGTATGTATTTTCGGAACAAGTAGTAAAAGCATTGTAaaataagccttttttttttgtctctgtaGCTTTGGCATTATGGAGAAAATCATCTTAAAAGTTCACAAcacatgcatacctcccaacattttaagatGGGAGGTATGCATGTGTGGCACAGAAaatcgatcacctgactccacccaaatatataggcgctcccagcaggccaagggattcaagaaaacccgtgcccattggctgagataccccatatacccataaccttaCCTTGGGTtgtccttctcatatctagtaacACCAAGTGCCCAGCCACCTAGTGGtaaaagagaaaagtgcaacaaggccaaacttagtgAGAAGTCAATAGATCCCTAACAGTCAACCAGGGTAACTATTCccggcaagtaaatttgtgaggagcatcCCTGCCTAAACTACAGGGTGCTACATAAATTACATCCGAAGATGTACCTTTGCTGTCATAATGGGACTGAAATCGGTCTGTTTTGATACTTGAGGATAAATGACTTTACAGTACAAGCAGCTACAGAGGTGAATGATGGCTTATTTTAAAGTTTATTAACTGCTTGTTAAACATGAATTCCAGGCATGGTATATATTTACATGGTTAAACCAATGTACAAATGGACCAATGTAATTATTTATATACAATACCTGTTTGATCCCCCGagaagctggaaatcaccaaAGTAGACaccacgggccagattcagataggtgagcggatctttagatccgcgtaacctatcttatttacgttacgccgccgcaagtttttgaggcaagtgctttattcagaaagcacttgcctgtaaacctgcggcggcgtatcgtaaatctcccggcggaattcaaattccgcgggtagggggcgtgtaaaattaaaaaatcaggcgcgtccccgcgccgaacgaacggcgcatgcgccacccgtaaaatttcccagcgtgcattgctctaaatgacgtcgctaggacgtcattggtttcgacgtgaacgtaaattacgtccatccgtattcgcgaacgacttacgcaaactacgtaaaaaattcaaaactcggcgcgggaacgacggccatacttaacataggatacgtcgcacatacccctcatatagcaggggtaactatacgccggaaaaagccgaacgcaaacgacgtaaaagcgccgggcggtcgttcgtttttgaatcggcgtaactcctcatttgcatattcctcgcgtatacaaatggaagcgccacctagcggccagcgtaagattgCAGCCTTACAccagtcacttacacctgtcggatcttagggatatctatgcgtaacctgattctatgagagatacgacggcgtatcaggagatacgccggcgtatctcttttctgaatccggccccactactccagtgatctccacttgcttccaggTCCTGTGCTGAGCAGCCGGCCTGATGCATTGgcgccattcagagaacactttggtGGGGCGGCGACGTTATGCTCTCCACCTTGTCGTAATAAAGAGCGCTTTGCATTTATTTAGGAAGCAATGCATTTTCTAAATGGCAGCCAACCTCCTGTATTCACAATGCATCAGGCTAGCTGCTCAGCATGGGACCCAAAAGCAGTGGAGATCACTGAAGTAACGGTGTCTACTTTGGTGATTTCAAGCGTCCCGGGGCATTGGCCAGGTATGGTAAAtaaatagttacattggtccaagctggaccaatgtaactatataaaaatatactatgtatggaattcttctttaagaaTATACAAATACTTTAATGCCCATAGTCTGGACACAGGTACACTTTAAGTAAGCCATACAACATAACTGCAGTCCTTATATTTACAGTATTTGGTAACATCCATCTCTAACTACGACAGCCTCTACGTACATGACATCTCCCCTTCAAACAAGGCAGCTTCAAGCTCTGTCAGACGAGGTTATGGATATAGTAGGTTGAACAAAGGACTATGGGTGTGTGTTGGGTGCAGGCATATACATACAGATCCATGTAAGTGCTTATGGTGTGGTAAAACCCTCAAATCACTTAAAAATCAGATCTGCTTATAATGAACTACCACATTTAAGTAATACATAAGTATAATAcattaacaataataaataaaatagtcgATTTACTAAGTTATTTTAactgtatttgattttttttatcacacatgGAAATTTTTGTTTCACCAATTTGGTACACTGtagatatatagctagattcagataggtttacgccggcgtatcagtagatacactgtcgtaattctgtatctacgccgtcgtaaatttaagcgtattctggaaaccagatacgcttaaattaggctaagatacgagcggcgtaagtctcctacgccgtcgtatcttagggtgcatatttacgatggccgctaggtggcgcttccattgagtttggcgtagaatatgcaaatgaatagatacgctgattccgtcgccggcgtaaagataaagctgctccctaggtggcgcatcccatgcaaagtatggacgtcggaacaggcctatctttttacgccgtttgcgtaagtcgtacgcaaatcgggcttgacgtaatttacgttcacgtcgaaacggcgtactttggagcaatgcccactgggatatgtccacggacggcgcatgcgccgtttgttaaaaatgtcaatcacgtcgggtcaccagtcatttacataaaacacgcccccctgttccacatttgaattaggcgcgcttaggctggcccatttacgctacgccgccgtaacttaggaggcaagtgctttgtgaatacagcacttgcctctctaacttatggcagggtagcgtatatgccatacgctacgcctgcctaacgttgcgcccgcctacgtgaatctggctaatagaatcATGCTTATACCTTTTAATGCATTAAACAGTTATTGAAATGCTGCAAACCGTTATTTGTCTTGTTTATTCTCATTTTATTTCCACCTGAAATGACCGCTTTTCCTGCTCTCCTCAATAGACACATCATAAAAAACTTCAAGATTAACACCATTCTAGAAGGAAGTGTTTAATTATGTATAAACCTGTGTTCATTCCTTTGTAAAAATGACTAttacatacttaaagtggaggttcacccggaaatgacaatttttaaccttagattgatgctcattttgcctaggggaatcggctagttttttaaaaatcaaagctgtacttaccgttttagagcgcgatcttctccgccgcttccgggtatgggctgcgggactgggcgttccttcttgattgacagtcttccgacaggcttccgacggtcgcatctatcgcgtcacgattttctgaaaatagctgaacgtcggtgcgcacgagccgtatagagccgcaccgacgttcggcttctttcggctactcgtgacgcgatagatgcgaccgtcggaagcctgttggaagactgtcaatcaagaaggaacgcccagtcccgaagacccatacccggaagcggcggagaagatcgctctctaaaacggtaagtacagcttcgatttaaaaaaaactagcctttacaaaacgagcctcaatctaaggttacattttttttttagggtgaactcccgctttaaacaatCCAAACTACCTACATACATACTTCAACAATCTATACTATACCATGTATGTTGTAAATGCAGCTGATCCATGCAAAAGCAAAATTTCGTGATggggtaaaaaaaacagaaaatggaTTAAACTACAATGAAAATAGTGCATGTGTTATACTTTAGTTAATTGCCCCTGAGGTCTGCTATGTTGTACTGAGGCTAATTGTATAagttctagttcacaccagacgcagttccgtgtgctttttttctgcactaaaaatgcaagcacagtgttttccatgtattccaatggctctagttcacaccatgcagtttccggtgcagaaactgaccagaACTGACTGTATTGGGGCAGAAAAAACAGAACTGCACAGAAATACAttaggtgtgaactggccctgaggccgggttcacacttgtccgacaaacggtcctacattgggagcctcatgtagcatgacgtgtgaaaatcaatgtttccctatgagagctgtcttaactggtcctacacaagtcggtccgactttgaaaatgctccctgtactacttttggtcctacattgatcctacttcaggcccattgaatatcattgaagtcagaccaaagtagtatcgtgttcatgaaagtaggatggatgtaggaccaatgtaggataaatgtaggaccaatgtagcagagcaaagtaagatgaaagtagtgtagtagtgtgaacccagcctaataaaTGAGAATGGTTGCCTAATCACACCTGGCTTGGAAGTGATCAGACGTCAATGGCCTCTCTGCAATCTTTTCTGGCACCCCTAGCCGATCATTCTTGGGGTATGGATCAATCATCCGAAATGCATTTTCCTGCACTGTCACTATTGGTCGGTGCTGGGGGTGTCTGCTCAGTGCACTAACATGTACACCTGGCTAAGGAAACTGTATGTATCAACGGTACAGGGTTGCATGATCTACAACAGTAGCAGTCACTGAGGAAGAAGCTGCAATTCAAGATGGAcctgctggaacttgtagttcttcCACAGCTGCAGGTGACTCATGTCTCTCTTTCATGAACCCACCTATAGGTTTGCAGGTAAGAGCGGTGTTGTAGGTAAGTAAGGTGTACCCACCTCTATGAGATGCAGGGAGTGCAGCGGACTGTAGCAGCGATGAACCACTGTAGTATTTTCCTCCACGCAGAGCTGGTGTCGGCATTCACACTCTCTTCTCTTCCACTCACATCATTAAACTGTGGATGGTGTTAAAAAGCATTCGTTGGCGTCACTATATcctgagaggagagagggagggagagatagaTGGAGAGATGAGAGGGATATGGAAGTTGGAAAGAGATAATTTACACAATAACAGGAAAGCAGCAACACACACAGTGTGATCAAAATGTGTTTGATGTAAAAACTGATCAGCAGCGTAAAATGCAGCAATGTGCGAGAGCCTACAGCTGATAACTTTGGCAGTTTAAAGCAGTCTGAATGAGGATTTCTGATTGGTCGGTGTACTGTAGATGGCAGTTACCTGTGTGAAAAGCCTCAGACTGAAGCTGCAAACCTCCCATTCCCAGATAATGCTTGTTCTTGTGCTGTTATATTGAACTTGTTCAGCTTCAAAGAACAAGAAAAATTGggtcatgggactttaaatggggcATGGACGGGTTTGTAAAATTGTTAAGGATATCAACAGTAAAAGATCTATCACAGTCCCATCAAGGGAAATCTCTGTGGTCAGAAGAAATTGCTTGGTGATCAATCCGAAAAAGAAATTGAAGGAGTCAAAAGTAAACTTAATAATGTAATATGtatcataatatataatacagagATCATGCATACAAAGGCATAATACATGTAGTCATAATAACAttgatataaaaaatattcaaaatccaGGACATGACCATTAAAAGCAATCACAATAAATTGACATATAGATACAGTAGACACGATTATCCAATAAAATGGGTAGATGAAAACAAAATGGTGATAAAACACATAATTGGGCAAGCTTGATCTTGGCATCCCCGAGCATAGACTCAACGCGTTTCTTGGCGTTTAAAGCCAGTCATCAGGAGTGGGGTGCATAGCAATAAGCTagagagaaaaaggagggggggggggaagggataaACATACAGGTGAGTAGGTGCAATCTGCGTCATTTGAATCATGGTAGCAGCATAAGCGAGTTTGGTGGTATGGTATATTATCTTTATGTTGGGCCAAAAGTGGAATAACCCTTGCGTTCCAAACTAAGGAGTGGGGTGATGGTCCTGGAATGAAATGTCTCCCCTGGAGTTGAAGCGGGGACACCTCCCCCTTGGTCCAAGGACAGACCAGCCATTGAGGAGAGCCAAGGACAGAGAGACGTGGGACATCAGTCAGATGAGGCAAAAGCAGCCACAGCACAATGCCAACGGGTGAGGCGGGCGCACATGGGGCATTCAGCTTCACTGTGAGAGTGACACcagtaaataagaaaaaacaaaagatttGGCTGAGAAGTCAGAGAGTGCCAGATTCTATTAGATGCTTTTCACATTGGTTTTGCTTTGTATTACTTTTATAAGCTCCACCCACATATGATATTACAGTCATGAGTTGACTGTCACTGAGTTTAAGTTAAAAATCCTAATCCAGAAACTAATTACGAGGGGGCACTGCCACCAAATTTGGTTCATTGTCCCCAACTGCCCACATCGTCGGAAACAATTCAGTGAGGTAGAAGGATGCATCTTAGCTACCCTAGTTGGTACAAGGTACCAACGCAGGAGCGTTTTATACCTGGCCACTACAAGGGTAGTATTGATGGAAATTTTGGAAAGTTGATACGCAATGTCTTGCCATTAAGTCAGATCAAAGGTAAGGTCCCTTTCCCACTGTTCCATATAGGCAAGTTTCGAATCTGGCTCAGTAAGAGAGGCGTATATCGCAGATATCCACCCCCTCTGAAAGCCTCTGGCTTGGCATGACAGTTCAAATGTTGTGAGCGTTAGGGGTCCCACCAATAGGTTAAGTTTAGCCATCCCTGGCAAAGGATGCGATTTGGTTGTATCGGAATATTTCGCTAGGAGGCATTAGGAACTTGTCTTTAAAATATGGCATAGTGTATATCTGATTTCCATTAAGGGAGTTACCGATTCTCATTCACCCCTTATTAAGCCACCATTGGAACAGTCGCGGA is from Rana temporaria chromosome 9, aRanTem1.1, whole genome shotgun sequence and encodes:
- the LOC120913966 gene encoding myoD family inhibitor domain-containing protein 2-like isoform X1; this encodes MSESEATSPKTLVRNSERLPAAKKSAKVHFGENIIEQADIQTVTEPPLQQVHRGTQPCKKPKSSHRTSKRSSLQSPQLSASHIEQAAGDVSDLSASLLLACLFCHFSDCLYLIPGTCCSSLRCLCSFTCIPDLYDFCCCTPSCCNNLDCEFLDLCHHTAECLELAMEVSELCFR
- the LOC120913966 gene encoding myoD family inhibitor-like isoform X2; this translates as MSESEATSPKTLVRNSERLPAAKKSAKVHFGENIIEQADIQTVTEPPLQQVHRGTQPCKKPKSSHRTSKRSSLQSPQLSASHIEQAAGDDRCARCLLAWLFCELSILCSSLLGCVSCGLCSERILCGCLCPDGLCCSRLMPCDPGCAILNEGCRSSDCLDICQECCSLCFAS